One stretch of Pigmentiphaga aceris DNA includes these proteins:
- a CDS encoding metallophosphoesterase — translation MVTKTLQHHALNTRGRDIAVGDIHGRFSALASALLSIRFDTTRDRLFSVGDMVDRGPESAEVLQWLAHPWFHAVGGNHELLTWRRALGNPFPGVDHQVHGGRWLDACSAEQQLEIGQRLQALPLAFEIDTPDGPVGMVHADYPYDDWAPMRAGRLSDDDVHCCLWSRARFDTKYAGRVRGLRALIHGHTPVQKTVTLGNVFFIDTSGLNGQGSLSLLNLHTLKAARR, via the coding sequence ATGGTCACCAAGACGCTTCAACACCACGCCCTGAACACACGCGGCCGCGACATCGCGGTCGGCGACATCCACGGTCGCTTCTCGGCGCTGGCCAGTGCGCTGCTGTCCATTCGCTTCGACACCACACGAGATCGCCTGTTTTCAGTCGGCGACATGGTGGACCGTGGCCCAGAGTCGGCCGAGGTGCTGCAATGGCTCGCACACCCGTGGTTTCACGCGGTGGGTGGCAATCACGAACTGCTGACATGGCGACGCGCGCTGGGCAATCCGTTTCCTGGCGTGGATCATCAGGTGCATGGCGGCCGGTGGCTGGATGCGTGCTCTGCGGAACAACAGCTTGAGATCGGTCAACGGCTGCAGGCCTTGCCGCTGGCCTTTGAAATCGACACCCCGGACGGACCGGTAGGCATGGTGCATGCCGATTATCCGTATGACGATTGGGCACCCATGCGCGCAGGACGCCTGAGCGATGACGACGTGCATTGCTGCCTGTGGTCACGCGCTCGCTTCGACACCAAATATGCAGGTCGGGTGCGCGGCCTACGTGCGCTGATCCACGGCCATACGCCCGTGCAAAAGACGGTGACGCTGGGCAACGTGTTTTTCATCGACACCAGCGGATTGAATGGTCAGGGAAGCCTGAGCTTGCTGAACTTGCATACGCTGAAGGCTGCGCGCCGCTAA